The Zalophus californianus isolate mZalCal1 chromosome 8, mZalCal1.pri.v2, whole genome shotgun sequence genome has a segment encoding these proteins:
- the MANBAL gene encoding protein MANBAL gives MASDLDFSPPEVPEPTFLENLLRYGLFLGAMFQLICVLAIILPVPKSHEVEAEPSEPRSVEVTRKPKAVALSASKRPKKEAKKKR, from the exons ATGGCCTCCGACCTGGACTTCTCACCTCCCGAGGTGCCTGAGCCTACTTTCCTGGAGAACCTGCTGCGGTACGGACTCTTCCTGGGGGCCATGTTCCAGCTCATCTGTGTGCTGGCCATCATCCTACCTGTTCCCAAGTCCCACGAGGTG GAGGCAGAGCCCTCTGAGCCCAGAAGTGTGGAGGTGACGAGGAAACCCAAGGCTGTTGCTCTTTCTGCCAGCAAGAGGCCCAAGAAGGAGGCCAAGAAGAAGCGGTAG